The sequence below is a genomic window from Serratia nevei.
GCAGGTTGGCGCGCGTGATGCTCACCGTATCGCTACCGCCCTGGGTGCCGACGTCGGAGCCGTCCGCTTTTGCCGTTCTGATCGTCAGGTGTTCGCCGGCGTACTCCCATGTTGACCACGGCCATTTAGTGTTTGGGTTCACGTTCTGATTGAACAGGCGCGATGAGCCGACAGGGTTGTCCTGTTCCCAGGCGTCGCGGATTGCGGTTTCTACTGCGTCTGCGATCGCCTTTTTCACGCTTTCGCCCAGCTCGCCGATCGCTTCGTCCGTGTAGTCCTTGGCCGCATCTTCCGCGCCCTTGACGTCCTCGGCGGTTGCCAAAATCACCGACGGATCGGCAATCAGCTCCACGTCGGCCGTGCTGCTGACTTTTAGTTGCATCCTGATTATCTGGAAACGCCCCGAACCCTCTGCCAGCAATGGCTTGTAGGTTTCTGGCATTTTGCCGACGGCGACGCATTCGCCATCGTCGGCGTACAGCGCCAGCTCGCGCAGCCAGAAGCCGCCGATCTGCGGTGGCATGATCATTTCAGCTTCGATGACGCTGGCGTCGCTGTCGGCGATCACCAGCTTATTCAGCATTCCCCGATACTGCTCGTTAATCAGGCCGGCATGGGCGGCGTTCGGCGAGGACAGTTGACCGCCTGCATCTCCGACGGCCATTTCCGCGATGGCGACCGGCGTTCCCGTCACCGCTGCATTCGCCAGGCGCTCTGCGCCAGCGGCAGTGATCAGCGTGAGAAACTTTTTATCAGCCATATTTCCACCGTGTTAGTTAACGAACTCGCCGCGCAAGCTCATGATGGTTTTCAGCATGTCGCGCTTTTCGGCTTGTTCCTCGGCAGTCAATACGCGGTTATAAACGGCAATGATACCTATGACACCGGACAATCCCATGTTTTGATTCGCGTTTACGCCGCCATTCAGCATAATCGGAAGGGGCGACTTTTTACGGGAGGTAATCTTAGCCGAGCGTTTTTCACCGCTCATGCGGGTCATTGCGATCTCTGTATTGGACACCGTTGCGGTGAAACGCGTCCAACCCCCAACAGCCCCGCCGTGCGTAATGCCTACAACGGCCTCACCAGTGTTACCTGTTCCCATTTGCAAAATCAGCTGACCATCTTCCTCAATGCGGAGTTGAATACCGCCGAACGGCGCGACACCTGGCGACAGGTTAGAAAAAAT
It includes:
- a CDS encoding LamG-like jellyroll fold domain-containing protein, whose amino-acid sequence is MIIICDGVVNAADLELAEPEMLLNDDSSLATYGMQDKYDSSGNTRDLVTENEFTQRGMITVADAAHGADTGIIETDEMTFAICINMNKPTASGRIFSNLSPGVAPFGGIQLRIEEDGQLILQMGTGNTGEAVVGITHGGAVGGWTRFTATVSNTEIAMTRMSGEKRSAKITSRKKSPLPIMLNGGVNANQNMGLSGVIGIIAVYNRVLTAEEQAEKRDMLKTIMSLRGEFVN
- a CDS encoding phage tail protein, with protein sequence MADKKFLTLITAAGAERLANAAVTGTPVAIAEMAVGDAGGQLSSPNAAHAGLINEQYRGMLNKLVIADSDASVIEAEMIMPPQIGGFWLRELALYADDGECVAVGKMPETYKPLLAEGSGRFQIIRMQLKVSSTADVELIADPSVILATAEDVKGAEDAAKDYTDEAIGELGESVKKAIADAVETAIRDAWEQDNPVGSSRLFNQNVNPNTKWPWSTWEYAGEHLTIRTAKADGSDVGTQGGSDTVSITRANLPQSVLNVSGNTSWQEAQTLQTTPAGRHRHQGGMSAPGEAWDGDYIVGSDNDNHRTRNYTSEAEDHIHSATVPAHAHTVWAQTEALGQGQAFSVVERHKLQMLWHRVA